In Uranotaenia lowii strain MFRU-FL chromosome 2, ASM2978415v1, whole genome shotgun sequence, one genomic interval encodes:
- the LOC129742960 gene encoding CLIP domain-containing serine protease B4-like has protein sequence MGFKMIAIVRTFLLVYSISLASFLCSASPNAVGSSLPDPGTCGVSLGNRVSGGNRTDLNGYPWTALLLLQPVVGQYVNYGCGGALVSNQFVLTAAHCFEEIPKDMRVTKVRLGEWDILSDKDCVDGLCSDDPIDVRIAGHIIHPEYIYEHNVAVHNDIALIKLERPIEFTDFISPVCLPLAKDLRKIREAGRKFTVIGWGATERGMQIPRILGSQYKLAVEVPGVSLKTCRRHYPNMIESEMCAGGESGKDSCQGDSGGSLVTNVDGYWYQFGVVSYGLGCGLEGVPGIYTRVTSYLDWIHETMQGSFPPEQKWPIYD, from the exons ATGGGTTTCAAGATGATCGCAATCGTTCGAACATTTCTGCTGGTCTACAGCATTAGCTTAGCGAGCTTCTTATGTTCTG CTTCTCCAAACGCTGTCGGCAGCTCGCTCCCGGATCCAGGAACATGTGGGGTCAGCTTAGGGAATCGAGTCTCGGGCGGCAATCGAACTGATCTCAATGGATATCCCTGGACGGCACTTCTGCTGCTTCAACCGGTTGTTGGCCAATACGTGAACTACGGTTGTGGTGGAGCTTTGGTCTCCAACCAGTTTGTACTGACTGCGGCTCACTGTTTCGAGGAAATTCCCAAAGATATGCGGGT AACCAAGGTCCGTCTAGGTGAGTGGGATATTTTAAGTGACAAGGATTGCGTCGATGGGCTCTGTTCTGATGATCCGATCGATGTGCGCATAGCAGGACACATTATTCACCCAGAATACATTTACGAACATAATGTTGCGGTGCATAACGATATTGCGTTGATCAAACTGGAACGACCGATTGAATTCACCGATTTTATCTCACCTGTTTGCTTGCCATTGGCCAAGGACCTCCGAAAGATACGTGAAGCTGGCAGAAAATTTACCGTTATCGGATGGGGTGCTACCGAGAGAGGCATGCAAATACCAC GTATTCTTGGCAGTCAGTACAAGTTAGCTGTTGAAGTACCGGGAGTGTCGCTGAAGACCTGTCGTCGACACTATCCAAATATGATCGAATCGGAAATGTGTGCGGGAGGCGAAAGTGGCAAAGATTCTTGCCAAGGTGATTCCGGTGGCAGTTTGGTCACCAATGTGGATGGCTACTGGTATCAGTTCGGTGTTGTTAGCTATGGTTTAGGTTGCGGTTTGGAAGGAGTTCCCGGCATCTATACACGTGTTACCAGCTATTTGGATTGGATCCATGAGACGATGCAGGGATCTTTTCCCCCGGAGCAAAAGTGGCCGATATATGACTAA